A window of the Mucilaginibacter sp. cycad4 genome harbors these coding sequences:
- a CDS encoding DUF1349 domain-containing protein, whose protein sequence is MKKLTFLTLFALLSKFGFAQNLNSMQWYSKPQKSFIEGSTLHMTVDPATDYWRVTHYGFIRDNGPFYFTEQDGDFEASVKITGTYKELFHQAGLMVRIDNKNWIKTGIEYVDGVQNVSAVVTREVSDWSVVPRHDSPKSVWLKLLRKGDFVEIKYSFDGQKYDMLRLAYFPPNVKAMIGMVAAAPGKQSFDVKFEDFKVQKIVK, encoded by the coding sequence ATGAAAAAACTAACCTTTTTAACCTTGTTTGCCCTGCTCAGCAAATTTGGTTTCGCACAAAACTTAAACAGTATGCAGTGGTACAGTAAACCTCAAAAATCATTTATAGAAGGCAGTACGCTGCACATGACCGTTGACCCCGCAACCGATTACTGGCGGGTAACACATTATGGCTTTATCAGGGATAACGGTCCATTTTATTTTACCGAACAGGACGGCGATTTTGAAGCCAGCGTAAAAATTACCGGAACCTACAAAGAGCTGTTTCACCAAGCCGGGTTAATGGTAAGGATAGATAACAAAAATTGGATAAAAACCGGGATTGAGTATGTTGACGGCGTGCAAAACGTAAGTGCCGTGGTTACCCGCGAAGTTTCGGACTGGTCGGTAGTGCCGAGGCATGACAGCCCCAAATCTGTTTGGCTGAAATTGCTGCGCAAAGGTGATTTTGTGGAGATCAAATATTCGTTCGACGGTCAAAAATATGATATGCTCCGCCTGGCTTACTTCCCGCCCAATGTAAAAGCGATGATAGGCATGGTAGCGGCAGCACCCGGCAAACAAAGCTTTGATGTAAAGTTTGAAGATTTTAAAGTACAAAAGATCGTCAAGTAA
- the abc-f gene encoding ribosomal protection-like ABC-F family protein, producing the protein MLILHDITYIHPNRDLLFAGIDLVINKHDKIALIGNNGTGKSTLLKILAGNLRHASGVVKTGSKPYYVPQIFGQYNAFSVAEALQIADKLNALKQILEGNVTDENMALLNDDWAIEERCREVFIHWQLRDIDLSQKMGTLSGGQKTKVFLAGIAIHRPEIVLLDEPSNHLDNTSRELLYNYIRSTNNTLVVVSHDRTLLNLLNTVCELSKRGITVYGGNYDFYAEQKMMESDALNQDVRSREKALRKAKETERESVERQQKLDARGKKKQEKAGVPTIMMKTLKNSAEKSTSKMKGVHAEKTDAIAQELSQLRTRLPDIDKMKMGFDNSALHKGKVLVTAKDLNFGYGDQQLWMSPLSFQITSGERLVIKGANGSGKTTLIKMLLGSLEPQSGTIERAAVKAIYIDQDYSLINNKLSVYEQAEEYNSGVLQEHDIKIRLNRFLFTKEYWNKPCSALSGGEKMRLMLCSLTISNQAPDMIILDEPTNNLDIQNIEILTTAINDYQGTLIVVSHDEYFLKEISVEREILIG; encoded by the coding sequence ATGCTTATTCTTCACGATATTACCTATATACACCCCAACCGTGATCTTTTATTTGCCGGTATTGATCTCGTAATCAACAAACATGATAAAATTGCACTAATAGGCAACAACGGCACCGGTAAATCAACGCTGCTTAAAATATTAGCCGGAAACTTACGACACGCAAGCGGTGTAGTAAAAACCGGCTCTAAGCCATATTATGTACCCCAGATTTTTGGACAGTACAATGCGTTCAGCGTTGCCGAAGCCTTGCAAATAGCCGATAAACTAAACGCCTTAAAGCAGATCCTTGAAGGCAATGTTACCGATGAAAATATGGCCCTGCTCAATGACGATTGGGCTATTGAGGAACGCTGCCGGGAAGTTTTTATCCATTGGCAGCTTAGGGATATTGATCTGTCGCAAAAAATGGGTACACTTAGCGGCGGGCAAAAAACAAAAGTATTTTTAGCAGGCATCGCCATTCATCGCCCCGAAATAGTTTTGCTGGATGAGCCGAGCAACCATTTGGATAACACAAGCCGGGAACTGTTGTATAATTATATCCGGTCGACCAATAATACCCTCGTGGTGGTTAGTCACGACCGAACCTTACTCAACTTACTTAATACGGTTTGCGAACTCAGCAAGCGGGGCATAACTGTTTACGGCGGCAATTACGATTTTTATGCCGAACAAAAAATGATGGAGAGCGATGCCCTGAACCAGGATGTAAGAAGCAGGGAGAAAGCGCTCCGCAAGGCTAAGGAAACAGAAAGGGAATCGGTTGAACGGCAGCAAAAGCTGGATGCCCGCGGTAAAAAGAAACAGGAAAAAGCCGGTGTGCCAACCATCATGATGAAAACGCTTAAAAACAGTGCCGAAAAAAGCACCTCGAAGATGAAGGGTGTCCATGCCGAAAAAACTGATGCTATTGCACAGGAACTGAGCCAGCTGCGTACACGGTTGCCGGATATTGATAAAATGAAGATGGGTTTTGACAATTCGGCACTTCATAAAGGAAAGGTGCTGGTTACCGCTAAGGACCTCAACTTTGGATACGGGGATCAGCAGCTTTGGATGTCGCCGTTAAGTTTTCAAATCACCAGCGGCGAAAGGCTGGTGATCAAAGGGGCAAACGGCTCGGGCAAAACAACGCTGATAAAGATGCTGCTGGGCTCACTGGAACCGCAATCCGGCACAATAGAACGCGCGGCGGTTAAAGCCATTTATATCGACCAGGATTATTCACTCATCAACAACAAGCTCAGTGTTTATGAACAGGCGGAAGAATATAACTCGGGCGTATTGCAGGAACATGATATCAAAATTCGCCTCAACAGATTTTTGTTTACTAAAGAGTATTGGAATAAACCATGCAGCGCCCTGAGCGGCGGCGAAAAAATGCGGCTGATGCTCTGTTCGTTAACCATCAGCAACCAGGCCCCCGATATGATCATCCTGGATGAGCCCACCAATAACCTCGATATTCAAAACATCGAAATTTTAACAACTGCTATTAACGATTACCAGGGAACGCTCATCGTTGTATCTCATGATGAATATTTTTTAAAGGAGATAAGCGTGGAACGGGAGATTTTGATAGGGTAA